A genomic window from Candidatus Kouleothrix ribensis includes:
- a CDS encoding aldehyde dehydrogenase: protein MDDTQAGDLPHYGLYIDGQWADAASGDTMAVNEPAHSAPMAYVASAGAADAERAVQAARHAFDHGPWPHTPPHERARILHAIADAIEERSSELAEAESRNLGVPLRKSTFADVPMAIEHFRVFAELARKSPYEPLPWIDTPSVSWNFVWREPIGVCGQIIPWNYPLLMAAWKIAPALAAGNTIVLKPASYTPLTALMLAETIHDTGLLPHGVFNVVSGPGGAVGEAIARHPGVDKVAFTGSTEVGRRIMELASATVKKVTLELGGKSPSILLPDADLDLATDGVLFGVFFNGGQSCEAGTRCFVPAALHDEFVARLVARARSLRLGDPLDLETDMGPIVSDKQCASVEQYIALGLAEGAVLATGGKRVHVPGCESGAFIEPTIFAHVRNDMRIAREEIFGPVLAVIPYNSLTEAIEQANDSDYGLGGAVWSRDLQAAIEVAKRIRTGTVWINDYHLINPLAPFGGYKQSGIGREHGMYGMLEYTQIKHVHVDLMQTRAGRIWWDMLLPPTE from the coding sequence ATGGACGACACACAAGCCGGCGATCTGCCTCACTACGGGTTGTATATCGACGGCCAATGGGCCGACGCGGCCAGCGGCGACACCATGGCAGTGAACGAGCCGGCGCATAGCGCGCCAATGGCCTACGTGGCCAGCGCTGGTGCGGCCGACGCCGAGCGCGCGGTACAGGCGGCCCGCCATGCCTTCGACCACGGGCCATGGCCGCATACGCCGCCGCACGAGCGCGCCCGTATTCTGCATGCGATTGCCGATGCGATTGAGGAGCGCTCGTCCGAGCTGGCCGAGGCCGAGTCGCGCAACCTGGGCGTGCCGCTGCGCAAGAGCACCTTCGCCGATGTGCCAATGGCGATCGAGCACTTCCGCGTCTTCGCCGAGCTGGCGCGCAAATCGCCCTACGAGCCGCTGCCATGGATCGATACACCTTCGGTGAGCTGGAACTTTGTGTGGCGCGAGCCGATCGGCGTGTGTGGGCAGATCATCCCGTGGAATTACCCGCTGCTGATGGCCGCCTGGAAGATCGCACCGGCGCTGGCCGCCGGTAATACGATCGTGCTTAAGCCGGCCTCGTATACGCCACTGACTGCGCTGATGCTGGCTGAGACGATCCACGACACCGGGCTGCTGCCGCACGGCGTGTTCAATGTGGTGTCTGGGCCGGGCGGCGCGGTGGGCGAGGCAATTGCGCGCCATCCCGGCGTCGACAAAGTCGCCTTTACTGGCTCGACCGAAGTTGGCCGGCGGATCATGGAGCTGGCCAGCGCAACGGTGAAGAAGGTAACGCTCGAGCTGGGCGGTAAGTCGCCGAGCATCCTGCTGCCCGACGCCGACCTCGATCTGGCGACTGACGGGGTGCTGTTCGGTGTGTTTTTCAACGGCGGCCAGAGCTGCGAGGCCGGTACGCGCTGCTTCGTTCCAGCGGCGCTGCACGACGAATTCGTGGCCCGGCTGGTGGCGCGTGCGCGTAGCCTGCGCCTGGGCGACCCGCTCGACCTCGAGACCGACATGGGGCCGATTGTGTCCGACAAGCAGTGCGCCAGCGTCGAGCAGTATATCGCGCTGGGCCTGGCCGAAGGTGCCGTGCTGGCGACTGGCGGCAAGCGCGTTCACGTGCCCGGCTGCGAGTCTGGCGCGTTCATCGAGCCGACGATCTTCGCCCATGTGCGCAACGACATGCGTATCGCGCGCGAGGAGATCTTCGGCCCGGTGCTGGCGGTGATTCCCTACAACAGCCTCACCGAGGCGATCGAGCAGGCCAACGACAGCGACTACGGCCTGGGTGGGGCGGTCTGGTCGCGCGATCTGCAGGCCGCAATCGAGGTTGCCAAACGCATCCGCACCGGGACGGTGTGGATCAACGACTACCATCTGATCAACCCGCTGGCGCCGTTCGGCGGCTATAAGCAGAGCGGGATCGGGCGTGAGCATGGTATGTACGGTATGCTCGAGTACACCCAGATCAAGCATGTTCATGTCGATCTGATGCAAACGCGTGCCGGTCGGATCTGGTGGGATATGCTGCTGCC